The DNA segment CATCAAGGTGCTGGTCGCGATGGCCGCCATCAACACGCTCAATCTCAACAAGTCGGTCGCCGGAACCGGGGACGACGCGGCCGTCGAGGGCACCAAGGTCGGCGTGGACGCCGACGGCAGCTACACCGTCAACCAGCTGCTGCACGGCCTGATGATGCATTCCGGCAACGATGCCGCCCACGCGCTGGCCGTCCAGCTGGGCGGCATGCAGGCCGCGCTGGAGAAGATCAACCTGCTGGCCGCCAAGCTGGGCGGGCGGGATACCCGGGTGGCGACACCGTCGGGGCTGGACGGGCCCGGCATGAGCACCTCGGCCTACGACATCGCCCTGTTCTACCGATACGCCTGGCAGAACCCCACCTTCGCCGACATCGTCGCGACCCGCACCTTCGACTTTCCCGGCCACGGCGACCATCCCGGTTACCAGCTGGAGAACGACAACCAGCTGCTCTACCGGTACCCGGGCGCGCTCGGCGGCAAGACCGGCTACACCGACGATGCCGGCCAGACCTTCGTGGGGGCGGCCAACCGCAACGGCCGGCGGCTGATGGCCGTGCTGCTGCACGGCACCCGCCAGCCCATCGCCCCATGGGAACAGGCCGCGCATCTGCTGGACTACGGGTTCAGCACGCCCCAGGGCACCCAGGTCGGCGCTCTGGTCGAACCCGACCCCTCGCTGATGTCCGCCGGGCGGGACGCTCCCCGGCAGGCCGACGACGCCCGGGCGGCCGGGCTGATGTCGTCCGCCGACGCGCTGCCGGTGCGGGTGGGGGTGGCCGTGATCGGCACCATCATCGTGTTCGGATTGATCATGGTGGCACGCTCGATGAACGGCCGGCCGCAACACTAGACTCGGCGAAATGACTGCGCTGTATGAAGACGCCGGCCTAACACTGGATGAGCACGGAATCACCATCCGGCGCTACTACTTTCCGCTGGGCGGGCACAAGCGGATCGCCTACACCGACATCCGTGGCGTCAAGACCGAGCCGATGAGCTGGCTTTCCGGCAAGGGCCGGTTCTGGGGGGCGTCCGACCCGCGCTACTGGTTCCCGCTCGACGTGCGCCGAGGCAGCAAGAACACGCTGCTGATTCTCGACGTCGGCGCCCGGGTGCGGCCGTGCATCACCCCCGAGGATCCCGACCGCGTCCTCGAATTGCTGCGATCGCGGACACAGGTCAACTGACCGGATCGTCGCCGCGGGGACTTCTGGTCGGGCTCACCGCGGCCAGCGTCGGCGTCCTCTACGGCTATGACCTGTCCACCATCGCGGGCGCGCTGCTGTTCCTCAGCGAGGAATTCGGACTCACCACCCGGCAGCAGGAACTGCTGACCACGACGGCGGTGATCGGCCAGATCGCCGGGGCGCTCACCGGCGGGGTCCTGGCCAACGCGATCGGGCGGAAAAGGTCGATGGTGCTCATCCTGGCCTGCTACGTGGCGTTCGCGGTGCTGGCGGCGGCGGCCGTGGCGGTGCCGATGTTGGTGGTGGCGCGGCTGTTGATGGGGGTGACGATCGGGGTGTCGGTGGTGGTGGTCCCGGTGTATGTGGCCGAGTCGGCGCCGGCCGCGGTGCGCGGGTCGTTGCTGACCGCCTACCAGGTGGCGACGATCAGCGGCATCATCGTCGGCTACCTGGTCGGCTATCTGCTGGCCGGGTCGCAGGGCTGGCGCGCGATGCTGGGACTGGCCGCCGTGCCCGCCACACTGCTGCTGCCGTTGGTGCTGCGCATGCCCGATACCGCCCGCTGGTACCTGTTCAAGGGCCGGGCCGACGACGCGCGCCGCGCGCTGCTGCGGGTCCAGCCGGAGGCCACCGTGGACACCGAGCTGGCCGACATCGCCGGCGCGCTGGGCGAAGGCAGCGGCGGTGTCGGGGAGATGCTGCGCCGGCCGTATCTGCGGGCCACCCTGTTCGTCGTCGCGCTGGGCTTCCTCGTCCAGATCACCGGGATCAACGCGATCATCTATTACATCCCACGGATCTTTGCGGCCATGGGCTTCGAGGGCTATTTCGCGCTGCTGGCGCTGCCGGCACTGGTGCAGGTCGCCGGCTTGGCGGCGGTGTGTGTCTCGCTGCTGCTGGTCGACCGGCTGGGCCGGCGCCCGATCCTGCTGTCGGGCATCGCGATGATGATCGCCGCCGATGCGGTACTGGTCGCGGTATTCGCCATCGAGTCCGACAGCCGCGCCGCGCTGGTCTCCGGATTCGGCGGTGTGCTGCTGTTCATCATCGGGTTCAGCTTCGGGTTCGGCGCTTTGGTCTGGGTGTACGCCGGCGAGAGCTTCCCGTCGCGGCTGCGGTCGATGGGTTCGAGCGTGATGCTCACCTCGACCCTGACGGCCAACGCGTTGGTCGCCGCCTTCTCGCTGAGCATGTTGCATTTGCTGGGCGGCGCAGGCGTTTTCGCGGTGTTCGGGGTGCTGGCCGTGGTTGCTTTCGCCGTGGTGTACCGGTATGCGCCGGAGACCAAGGGCCGCAAGCTCGAGGAGATCCGCCTGTTCTGGGAGAACGGCGGACGCTGGCCGGATGAGCGGTCCGCGGTCGTGGAGACACCGTGACCCTGCTGTCCGCCGGTGCGGTCGCCATTGACGGACGGCTTTGCCGGCCCGGCTGGGTGCGGACGGCCGGCCGACGGATTCTGGCCTGCGGGGCCGGCGCACCGCCGGCGGTGGCCGACGCCGACTTCCCCGATTCGATCGTGGTGCCCGGCTTTGTCGACATGCACGTGCATGGTGGCGCCGGCGCGTCCTTCTGCGACGCCGACGCGGCCCGCGTCGCCGCGGCGGCGCGGTTTCACCAGCGGCACGGCACCACCACCATGCTGGCCAGCCTGGTCACCGCCGCGCCCGAGCCGCTGCTTTGCGCGGTGCGCGCCCTGACCGAGGCCACCCGGTTGGGCACCGTCGCGGGCATCCATCTGGAGGGACCGTGGCTGAGCCGGGCGCGGTGCGGGGCACACGATCCCGAATGGACCCGGGCCCCGGACCCCGCGGAGATCGACGCGCTGCTCGCCGCCGCCGACGGCACCATCCGGATGGTCACGCTCGCCCCCGAGCTGCCCGGCAGCACCAAAGCGATCCGGCGGCTGCGGGACGCGGGAGTGGTTGTCGCCGTGGGACATACCGACGCCACCTACCAGCAGACCACCCGGGCGCTCGCGCTGGGCGCCTCGGTGGGCACCCACCTGTGCAACGCGATGGCGCCGCTGCACCATCGCGAACCCGGACCCGTGCTGGCGTTGCTGGCCGACCCGCGGGTGACCGTGGAAATCATCGCCGACGGTGTGCACGTCCACCCCGACGTGGTGCGGGCGGTGATTGGCGCCGCTGGGCCGCACCGGGTGGCGCTGGTCACCGACGCGATCGCCGCGGCCGGCCACGGCGACGGCGGCTACCGCCTCGGACCGGTGGAGATCGAGGTCCGGGGCGGGGTGGCGCGGGTGGCCGGCACGTCGACCATCGCCGGTGGCACCGCCACCATGGACCGGCTGTTTCGCGCCGTGGCCGGCGCTGGGGGCTCGCGGACCGATGACGCGCTGCTCGCGGCCGTCCAGATGACCTCGGCGACGCCGGCGCGCGCGCTTGGGCTCGACGGGGTCGGTGCGCTTCGGTCCGGCTACGACGCCAATCTTGTTGTGCTCGACCAGGATCTGCGGGTGAGCGCGGTGATGGCCAACGGTGACTGGCGGGTGCGGGCGGGCGGCTAGCCCCGCAGTCGGCGTCCGCGGGCCAACCGCGGATCTTGCTGCGATGCGGTGGCCGCCCAGGCGGTGGCGAACAAGACCAGATAGCCGGTGACGTTGCCGAACACCATCAATCCCAGCACCGGCCCGAACGCGGCGCCCGCCGGGCTGCGCAGCACCAGTTGCAGGTAGATCGACGCCACCTGCTTGAACAACTCGAATCCGACGGCTGCCATCAACCCGGCCCGCATCGAGGTGACCAGATGCACCGGCGCCCGCGGCAGCCGGGCGATCATCCAGGTGAACAGCAGCCACGACACCAGCAGCGAGATCAGCAGCGAGACACCTCGAAAGATCTCGTCGAACACCGAGAGTCGTGGTATTTCAAGCCATCTCAGCACCGCGGCCATCGGTCTGGCATGACCGAGCGCGGTCAGCGCGATGGTGAGCGTGAGCACCGCGAACGTGCCCACCAAGGCCGCCAGATCCGACGCCTTGGTCCGCAGGTAGCCGGCCGGATCGACCGCCTGGCCCCACATCGCGCTCAGCGCGACGCGCAGGTGCGACATCCAGCCCAGACCCGCCCAGGCCGCGGTGACCAGGCCGATAACCCCGACGGATGCGCGCGCGTTGATCGCCGAGTTCATCAGGTCCACCAGCTGCTGTCCCAAAGCGCCCGACACCGAGGCCCGGATCCGGTCGTGAATCATGTTGAGCACCTGTGGGTTTCGCGACAGCGCGAATCCGGCCACCGCGAAGCCGACCATCAGCAAGGGAAACAGCGCGAAGATCGTGTAGTAGGTGAGGCCGGCGGCGAAGAACCCGCCATTGCGGTCCTGGAAGCGGGTGTGGGCGCGCAGCAGATGGTCGAGCCAGCCGAACCGCGCCCGCAGCCGATCAAGGATCCCCGGCTTGGCCGGTTCGCTGATCGTCAAGCGTGCTACCCCCGTGACGGAAGGAAACCCAACCGATCGTAAACCCGCTGAACGGTTTTGCTGGCCACGTCCTCGGCCCTCCTGGCACCGGCGGCCAGCACGGCCTCCAATTCGGCGGGATCCGAGGTGAGTTCGTCCACCCGCGCCTTGATCGGGCCAACGAATTCGACGACGGCCTCGGCGGTGTCCTTCTTCAGGTCGCCGTAGCCGTGCCCGACATAGCGCTGCACCAGGGTGTCGATGTCGACACCGGTGATCGCCGACTGGATGCGAAGCAGGTTCGACACCCCCGGCTTGGCGTGGGTGTCGTAGCGGATCTCGCGTTCACTGTCGGTCACGGCGGCGCGAATCTTCTTGGCGGACAACGCCGGATCATCGAGCAGGCTGATCAACCCGGCGTCGGTGCTGGCCGACTTGCTCATCTTCGACGTCGGGTCCTGCAGGTCGTAGATCTTGGCGGTCATCGTGGGGATGAGCACGTCGGGAACCACGAAAGTGTCCGGGAAACGGCTGTTGAACCGCTGCGCGACGTCGCGCGCCAGCTCCAGGTGTTGGCGCTGGTCCTCGCCCACGGGCACCAGATCGGTGTCGTAGGCCAGCACGTCGGCGGCCTGCAGCACCGGGTAGGTGAACAGCCCGACGGTGGTGGATTCGGCGCCCTGACGCGCCGACTTGTCCTTGAACTGGGTCATCCGCGACGCCTGCCCGAAGCCGGTGAAGCAGCCCAGCACCCACGCCAACTGGCTGTGGGCGGGCACGTGGCTTTGCACGAAGACGGTGCTGCGATCCGGGTCGACACCCAGCGCCAGGTACTGCGCCGCGGTGATCAGGGTGCGTCGCCGCAGCGCGTTGGGCTCCTGCGGGAGGGTAATGGCGTGCAGGTCGACCACGCAGAAAAACGCCTCGTAGTCATCCTGCAGCGGCACCCACTGGGTGATGGCGCCCAAAGCGTTGCCCAGGTGCAGCGAGTCGGACGTCGGCTGCACGCCCGAGAAGATCCGGCGCGGTCCGGTAGCGGTGCTCATGATGCTCCGATCTTGTCACGCGGCCACGAACCGGGTGCGCGCACGCTTGCGGTACCGGCGGTACCGCATTTACTGTCGGCAGCATGCGTCGTCGTCCGCTCGGTCGCGAGCCGATCCGCCTGGGCGCCGGGGAACCCGTCCTGCTCCTCCACCCGTTCCTGATGTCCCAGACGGTATGGACGGTGGTGGCGGCCCGGCTGGCCGGCACCGGCCGCTACCAGGTTTTCGCCCCGACGCTGGCCGGGCACAACGGCGGGCCGCGCGCGGGAACCTGGTTTTTGTCCTCCGCGGTGCTGGCCGACCACGTCGAGCGGCAAATGGACGAGCTGGGCTGGGCGAGCGCGCACATCGTCGGGAACTCGCTGGGCGGCTGGGTGGCCTTCGAGCTGGAACGGCGCGGGCGGGCGCGCAGCGTCACCGGGATCGCCCCGGCGGGCGGGTGGACGCGGTGGAGCCCAGCCAAGTTCGAGGTGATCGCCAAGTTCGTGCTGGGTGTTCCGCTGTTGGTGCTCGCCCGGTTGTTCGGGCCGCGGGTGTTGCGGCTGCCGTTCAGCCGCCGGTTGGCCACCTACGCGATCAGCGCATCCCCCGACGGGGTCAGCGACGCCGAACTGGTCGGCATCGTCGACGACGTCGCGCATTGCCCCGCCTACTTCCAACTGCTCATCAAGGCGCTGCTGCTGCCCGGCCTGCAGGAGCTTGCGGAGAACGCCGTCCCGGCGCACCTGGTGATCTGCGGGAAGGACCGGATCGTGCCCGCACCCCGGTTCAGCCGGCATTTCACCACCCACCTGCCCGACGACCACCGGGTCACCGTGCTCGACGACGTCGGGCACGTTCCGATGTTCGAGGCGCCGGGACGCATCACCGAGGTGATCGTCGACTTTCTCGACGACTGCGTCCGGTCGGCCCGGGCCGTGCAGCCGCCGGCCAGCTAGCGGAGCGCGAGCAGACGCAAAAGCCCCCGAAACTGCACATTTTCGGGGGCTTTTGCGTCTGCTCAACCAGCTGCGATAGGCTTCACCACGGTCATGAGCGCCAGCGTCAAGCCCCGGCTTGCTGGCCGGCAACCCTCCAACCGCGGTGGGGTGCCCCGGGTGATGACCAGGTTGAGTAGCCAGACCTGGCTACGCGGCAAGCGCGGGTCCGCCGTGACGGGCCCCTGAGCAGACAGGGAAGCAGCCTCATGAGCGCCGAAGGCAGTAATACCGACGCGGACCCGACCGCGCATTGGTCATTCGAGACCAAACAGATTCACGCCGGCCAGCGCCCGGACGCGGCCACCAACGCCCGGGCGCTGCCGATCTACCAGACCACGTCGTACACCTTCGACGACACCGCGCACGCCGCCGCCCTGTTCGGGCTGCAGGTGCCGGGCAACATCTACACCCGGATCGGCAACCCCACCACCGACGTGATCGAGCAGCGCGTCGCCGCGCTCGAGGGCGGGGTGGCCGCGCTGTTCCTGTCCTCCGGGCAGGCCGCGGAGACCTTCGCCATCCTGAACCTGGCGGGTGCGGGCGATCACATCGTGTCCAGCCCGCGGCTGTACGGCGGCACCTACAACCTGTTCCACTATTCGCTGGCCAAGCTCGGCGTCGACGTCGGCTTCGTCGACGATCCCGACGATCCGCAGTCCTGGCAGGCGGCGGTCCGGCCGAACACCAAGGCGTTTTTCGCCGAGACCATCTCCAACCCACAGATCGACGTGCTGGACACCCCGGCGGTCTCCCAGGTCGCCCACCGCAACGGAGTGCCGCTGATCGTCGACAACACCATCGCCACGCCGTACCTGATCCAGCCGTTGGCGCAGGGCGCCGACATCGTGGTGCACTCGGCCACCA comes from the Mycobacterium shinjukuense genome and includes:
- a CDS encoding PH domain-containing protein — translated: MTALYEDAGLTLDEHGITIRRYYFPLGGHKRIAYTDIRGVKTEPMSWLSGKGRFWGASDPRYWFPLDVRRGSKNTLLILDVGARVRPCITPEDPDRVLELLRSRTQVN
- the nagA gene encoding N-acetylglucosamine-6-phosphate deacetylase; the protein is MTLLSAGAVAIDGRLCRPGWVRTAGRRILACGAGAPPAVADADFPDSIVVPGFVDMHVHGGAGASFCDADAARVAAAARFHQRHGTTTMLASLVTAAPEPLLCAVRALTEATRLGTVAGIHLEGPWLSRARCGAHDPEWTRAPDPAEIDALLAAADGTIRMVTLAPELPGSTKAIRRLRDAGVVVAVGHTDATYQQTTRALALGASVGTHLCNAMAPLHHREPGPVLALLADPRVTVEIIADGVHVHPDVVRAVIGAAGPHRVALVTDAIAAAGHGDGGYRLGPVEIEVRGGVARVAGTSTIAGGTATMDRLFRAVAGAGGSRTDDALLAAVQMTSATPARALGLDGVGALRSGYDANLVVLDQDLRVSAVMANGDWRVRAGG
- a CDS encoding alpha/beta fold hydrolase, with translation MLLHPFLMSQTVWTVVAARLAGTGRYQVFAPTLAGHNGGPRAGTWFLSSAVLADHVERQMDELGWASAHIVGNSLGGWVAFELERRGRARSVTGIAPAGGWTRWSPAKFEVIAKFVLGVPLLVLARLFGPRVLRLPFSRRLATYAISASPDGVSDAELVGIVDDVAHCPAYFQLLIKALLLPGLQELAENAVPAHLVICGKDRIVPAPRFSRHFTTHLPDDHRVTVLDDVGHVPMFEAPGRITEVIVDFLDDCVRSARAVQPPAS
- a CDS encoding D-alanyl-D-alanine carboxypeptidase family protein, which encodes MPLLRSALRAASCLAAAALMVAVPPADAEPNAEANAAPGNCPYKVSTPPAVDSSEVPTAGEPPLPLAVPATPVGGTALGGCGIITAPNTPPVPGDVSAEAWLVADLDSGAVIAARDPHGRHRPASVIKVLVAMAAINTLNLNKSVAGTGDDAAVEGTKVGVDADGSYTVNQLLHGLMMHSGNDAAHALAVQLGGMQAALEKINLLAAKLGGRDTRVATPSGLDGPGMSTSAYDIALFYRYAWQNPTFADIVATRTFDFPGHGDHPGYQLENDNQLLYRYPGALGGKTGYTDDAGQTFVGAANRNGRRLMAVLLHGTRQPIAPWEQAAHLLDYGFSTPQGTQVGALVEPDPSLMSAGRDAPRQADDARAAGLMSSADALPVRVGVAVIGTIIVFGLIMVARSMNGRPQH
- a CDS encoding sugar porter family MFS transporter is translated as MAAIADTGQLTGSSPRGLLVGLTAASVGVLYGYDLSTIAGALLFLSEEFGLTTRQQELLTTTAVIGQIAGALTGGVLANAIGRKRSMVLILACYVAFAVLAAAAVAVPMLVVARLLMGVTIGVSVVVVPVYVAESAPAAVRGSLLTAYQVATISGIIVGYLVGYLLAGSQGWRAMLGLAAVPATLLLPLVLRMPDTARWYLFKGRADDARRALLRVQPEATVDTELADIAGALGEGSGGVGEMLRRPYLRATLFVVALGFLVQITGINAIIYYIPRIFAAMGFEGYFALLALPALVQVAGLAAVCVSLLLVDRLGRRPILLSGIAMMIAADAVLVAVFAIESDSRAALVSGFGGVLLFIIGFSFGFGALVWVYAGESFPSRLRSMGSSVMLTSTLTANALVAAFSLSMLHLLGGAGVFAVFGVLAVVAFAVVYRYAPETKGRKLEEIRLFWENGGRWPDERSAVVETP
- the trpS gene encoding tryptophan--tRNA ligase, with protein sequence MSTATGPRRIFSGVQPTSDSLHLGNALGAITQWVPLQDDYEAFFCVVDLHAITLPQEPNALRRRTLITAAQYLALGVDPDRSTVFVQSHVPAHSQLAWVLGCFTGFGQASRMTQFKDKSARQGAESTTVGLFTYPVLQAADVLAYDTDLVPVGEDQRQHLELARDVAQRFNSRFPDTFVVPDVLIPTMTAKIYDLQDPTSKMSKSASTDAGLISLLDDPALSAKKIRAAVTDSEREIRYDTHAKPGVSNLLRIQSAITGVDIDTLVQRYVGHGYGDLKKDTAEAVVEFVGPIKARVDELTSDPAELEAVLAAGARRAEDVASKTVQRVYDRLGFLPSRG
- the yhjD gene encoding inner membrane protein YhjD — its product is MSEPAKPGILDRLRARFGWLDHLLRAHTRFQDRNGGFFAAGLTYYTIFALFPLLMVGFAVAGFALSRNPQVLNMIHDRIRASVSGALGQQLVDLMNSAINARASVGVIGLVTAAWAGLGWMSHLRVALSAMWGQAVDPAGYLRTKASDLAALVGTFAVLTLTIALTALGHARPMAAVLRWLEIPRLSVFDEIFRGVSLLISLLVSWLLFTWMIARLPRAPVHLVTSMRAGLMAAVGFELFKQVASIYLQLVLRSPAGAAFGPVLGLMVFGNVTGYLVLFATAWAATASQQDPRLARGRRLRG